GCCCGACGAGATTCTGCGCAACCCGGCCAACGACTATGTGCGCACCTTCATTCAGGGCGTGGATGCCGCAGCCGTGTTCAAGGCCTCCGACATCGCCCGCCAGGCGCTGACCGTGATTTCAGAGCACAGCGACCGCGGCTGCCGCGCCGCGCTTCGCCTGCTGGAGGACTCCGACCGCGATTACGCCTATGTGCTCAATGCACGCAAGCGCTTTCTGGGCGTGGTCTCGTCGCAGTCGCTGCGCGATGCGCTGCACGGCCACGAAGGAATGCTGGGCCTCAAGCACGCCTTCATCTCCGATGTGCAGCCTATCGCCAGCAGCACGCCGGTGGCCGAGCTGTTCGGCACCGTGGCCACTCCGGCTTACCCGCTGCCTGTAGTGGATGAAGAAGGCAAATACCTGGGCGTTATCAGTCGCACCACGATGCTCAAGTTCCTGGATCGCGCCACCCCACCGGTGCCACCACCCCAGAAGGAAATTCCGCCCATCACGCTGGATCAGCACTTCCAGCCCAAGCCCAATACGCAAGCTGCCCAGCACGCAGCGCATTAAAAGAAGGGAGCCGATTTGAACGATAACGCACTGAACAATACCAACACAGAAACCACCAGCGCGGCTTTTGACGACCCGTGGGCCGCAGCCTCTGCGCCCGCCACCGAGCCGGCCAGCGCCAATGTCACTAGCTCGGCGGCAGATGCCGATCCCTGGGCTGCCTCCTATGCCGACGCGGGTGCCGACTCAAGTACTGATGCCTGGAGCGGCGGAGATGCTGCTAGCCAGGCCAGCAGTACCGACTGGCTCAGCGCCCCCTCGCCCACCGATGTGCCCGAGCATGACGGCGGCATAGGCCAGCTCTGGCACCAGATCACCACCGAAGGCCTGCCCGTGCAGGACTCGATCAACAACGGCCTGACCTGGGTGGTCGATCATTTCCGCCCCTTCTTCCAGGCAGTGCGCACCCCCATCGACGCCACGCTCAACGGCGTGACCGATGTACTGCAGACCATTCCCATGCCCGCGCTGGTGCTGCTGATCGCCCTTCTGGCCTGGCAGTTTGCGGGCCGCAAGCTGGCCATTGGCTCGGCAGTATCGCTGCTGATTGTGGCCCTGCTGGGCATCTGGTCCGAAGCCATGGTCACGCTGGCCCTGGTTCTGACCTCGCTGTTCTTTTGCATCGTGATCGGCCTGCCCGTCGGCATCTTGCTGGCCAGCAGCGACCGAGCCCAGCGCTGGACGCGCCCGCTGCTGGACGCCATGCAGACCACGCCGGCCTTCGTCTATCTGGTGCCTGTGGTCATGCTGTTCGGTATCGGCAACGTGCCCGGAGTGATCGTGACGATTGTGTTTGCGCTGCCGCCGCTGATCCGACTGACCAATCTGGGCATCCGCCAGGTACGCCCCGACCTGATCGAGGCCAGCCGTGCCTACGGTGCATCGCCTGCCCAGTTGCTGTGGAAGGTGCAGCTGCCGCTGTCCATGCCTTCCATCATGGCGGGCATCAACCAGGCGCTGATGCTGTCTCTGTCCATGGTGGTGATCGCTTCCATGATCGCCGTCGGCGGTCTGGGCCAGATGGTGCTGCGCGGCATCGGCCGTCTGGACATGGGTCTGGCCACCGTCGGCGGCCTGGGCATCGTGCTGCTGGCCATCGTGCTGGACCGCATCACCCAAGCCATGGGCGAGCCCAAGCGCGGCAGTGCCCGCTGGTGGGCCACGGGCCCAGCCGGTCTGGTCATGCGCCTGCACAGCAAACGCTTTGCGCCGGCCCCAAAGCCCGACAGCGAGGCCGCCAAGCCCGCGACGATCTGAATCAAGAACAAGGAGAACGCATGAATACAGTCAACCACACTGCCAGCATCCGCCATGGGCTGGGCCACTGGCTGCTTGCCAGCACGGCCGCAGCCTCCATGGCCTTGTCCATGGTCAGCACCGGCGCCTTTGCCGCCGACGAACTGCCGGGCAAGGGCGTCAAGGTACAGCCGCTCAAGAGCTCGATTGCCGAGGAAAGCTTCCAGACCCAGCTCGTCATGAAGGCCCTGGAAAAGCTGGGCTACGAGGTCCAGCCCATGAAGGAAGTGGAATATCCCACGGCCCATATTGCCCTGGCCAACGGCGACGCCACCTTCATGGCCAATCACTGGAACCCGCTGCACGCGGACTACTACAAGAATGCAGGCGGCGACGCCAAGCTCTACCGCAAGGGCGTGTTCTCGGCCAATGCCGCTCAGGGCTATCTGATCGACAAGAAGACGGCCGATGCCCACAAAATCACGAATCTGGGCCAGCTCAAGAACCCCGAGATCGCCAAGCTCTTCGACACCGACGGTGACGGCAAGGCCGACCTGACGGGCTGTACGCCCGGCTGGGGCTGCGAGGCCATGATCGAGCACCAGCTCGGCGCCTACAAGCTTCGCGACACGGTCACCCACAAGCAGGGCACCTATTCGGCGCTGATGGCAGACACCATCACCCGCTACAAGGCGGGCAAGCCGATTCTCTACTACACCTGGACGCCCTATTGGGTGAGCAATGTGCTCAAGCCCGGCAAGGATGTGGTGTGGCTGGAGGTTCCGTTCTCCGCGCTGCCCGGCGAGCAGTCCGGCACTGACACCAAGCTGGCCAACGGCAAGAACTACGGCTTCATTGCCAACAACCAGCAAATCGTGGCCAACAAGGCCTGGGCCGAGCAGAACCCTGCGGCAGCCAAGCTGTTTGAAATCATCAAGCTGCCCGTGGGCGACATCAACGCCCAGAACTACATGATGAGCCAGGGCCAGAACAAGGCCTCCGACATCGAGCGTCACACCGACGGCTGGATCAAGGCCCATCAGAAGACTTTCGACGGCTGGATCAGCCAGGCGCTGGCGGCTGCCAAGAAGTCCTGATCACAATCCCTGAATCACGGCGACCGCTTGCGCGGCCGCCGTTTTTTTATCGCCAGGCCGCCCCAAGATAAAAACGCCCCTCCTGGAGGGGCAGCGAACCACACGCGGTGGGGAGCGTGGGGTGTCATTTTCCATCGGGCTGCAAGCCCACCCAAACCAAGGAGAGACAAGAACAATGAGCAAGTCTGTGCAGACCCCGACCTCAAGCCAACACACCAGACGCCAGTTGATGCTGGCTACTGCCGGCGCTGCGGCGCTGGGTCTGGGCCACACATCGAGCTGGGCGGCCGGGCAGAATGTGCCTAGCGATGCGCTTCCGGGCAAGGGTATCACCGTGCAGCCTGTCAAGAGCGCTCTGGCAGAGGAGAACTTCCAGACGCTGCTGGTGATGAAGGCGCTGCAGCAACTGGGCTACACGGTCAAGCCCTGGCAAGAGCTGGACTACCCGCTGATCCACTTGGCCGTGGCCAATGGCGATGCCAGCTTCATGGCCAACCACTGGAACCCGCACCACGCCGAGTTCTATCAGCAGGCCGGCGGCGACGCCAAGCTCTCGCGCAAGGGCGTGTATGCAGCCGGTGCCGCGCAGGGCTACATGATCGACAAGAAGACGGCCGATAAACACCAAATCACCCATCTCGACCAGCTCAAAGATCCCGCACTGGCGGCCCTGTTCGATATCGACGGCGACGGCAAGGCCAATCTGATCGGCCCCAACGCCGGCTGGGGTGGCGAGGCTGTGGTGGCTCACCAGATCAAGACTTTCGGTCTGGAAAACACCGTCAGCTACACCCAGGGCAACTATCCGGCCCTGATTGCCGACACGCTGGCGCGCTTCAAGGCCGGCAAGCCTGTGCTGTACTACGCTTGGACGCCCTACTGGCTCAGCAACGTGCTGCGTCCCGGCCAGGAAGTGGTGTGGCTGCAGGTGTCGCGCTCCTCCATGCCCGGCGTGCAGGCCGGCACCGACACCAAGTTGCCCAATGGCCGCAACTACGGCTTTCCGCTCAACAACGAGTACATCGTGGCCAACAAGCTCTGGGTCAAGCAGAACCCGGCTGCCGGCAAGCTGTTCGAGATCATGCAGATTCCCATCAACGACATCAGCCGTCAGAACCAGCTGCTGCGCGAAGGGGAAAGCAAGCCCGCAGATATCCAGCGCCATGTGGATGCTTGGATCAAGGCCCACCAGAAGACTTTTGACGCCTGGATTGCCCAGGCCAAGGCCGCAGCCCTGAAATCCTGATTCGCCAACGGCGCGCCGAACCGGCTTCGGGCGCCGTTTCCTTCATCAACCCTCTCGCTTTTTCCATGCCGATTTCGGGGTAGGCACCCAGCACCCAAGGAGTATTCATGCACAGCAACAAGCCCGCACATTCCCCTCTCCCACCCCTGCAGCACCAATACCGCTGTCTGGCTGCCATCGCCTTGCTGAGCTTTGGCGCCGCTGCCGCACAAGCGCAAACGAACTCTCGCGACCTGCCCGGCAAAGGCGTCTCGGTGCAACCGCTCAAGGGCACGGTGGATGAGGAAATGTTCCAGACCCTGCTGGTTGCGCGCGCTCTGGAGAAGCTGGGCTACCGGGTACAGCCCGTCAAGAGTCTGGAAAACGGCACCCAGCATGTGGCCGTGGCCCAGGGCGACGCCACCTTTACCGCCACTCACTGGATACCGCTGCACCGCGCCTTCTATGAAAGCCATGGCGCAGACAAGGCTTTCTATCGCGCCGGCACTTACTCGCGCAATGCGGTGCAAGGCTATCTGATCGACAAGGCCACGGCCGAGAAGTACAAAATCACCAGCATCACGCAGCTCAAGGACTCAAAGCTGGCAGCGCTGTTCGACACCGATGGCGACGGCAAGGCCGATCTGACAGGCTGCAACCCTGGCTGGGGCTGCGAGCTGGCCATCAACAAGCATCTCAAGGGACTGGATCTGGAGTCCAGCATCACCCACAGGCAAGGCAACTACCAGGCCTTGATTGCCGACACCATCACCCGCTACAAAAGCGGCAAGCCCATTCTCTACTACGTCTGGACCCCGTTCTGGGTAAACACCGTGCTGCGCCCGGGCAAGGAGGTCAGTTGGCTGGAGGTACCCAATATCCCCGGTGCCCAGGGCGAAGACCAGACCCAGCTGCCCAATGGCAAGAACTACGGCTTCAGGCTCAATCAGCAATACATCCTGGCCAACAAGGCCTGGGCCGAGAAAAATCCGGCCGCTGCCAAGCTGTTTGCCGTGATGCAGCTGCCCATAGAGGACATCAACGCCCAGAACATGCGCATGCGCCAGGGCGAGAGCAGCGAGGCCGATGTCGGCCGCCATGTGGACGGCTGGATCAAGGCCCATCAGCACACTTTTGACGGCTGGCTGGAGCAGGCGCGCGCCGCTGCCAAATAAGTATCAAAAACAACTCCAGCGCTTGATGGCAAAGCGCTGGAAGCTATCAAAAGTGCTTTGAACAGCGGGCCGCTGCCTACCAGTTGGCCTTGGCATTGCGGCAGGCTGCCTGGCTGGACAGGGCGACAAAGCGCTCCACCCGCAGCGCCAGCATCTTGCGCCCCTGCCGGGCCAGCACCGGATCGGCCACGGGGCGCTCCACCACCCTGCCCTGCACCTCGGCCAGCATGGCGATGGTGGCACTGCTGCGCGTGTTCAGATAGGCCTGCTCCAGCAGCACGCTGTCGCCCTCGGGCAGCACGCCGATGATCTGACCGCTTTCACATTCCTGAAACCGGGCCGTCTCGCCGTCCAGGCTGTACAGGCCCTGCCAGCGCCCGCTGTCCTCACTGACCTTGATGCCGGCGGGTGCAAGGCCGGTCTGCTTGACCGCAGCCTGGGTCTGAACCTGCTTCTTGCCCGTCAGACCGGTCCAGGTCTTGTCCCATGTCTGGGAAACCTTGTCCGTCATGCCGGACAAGCTCGAACAGGCGGTCAAACCCGTCACCACAATGACACTGGCCGCCAGGCGCAACAGCTTGTTCTGCATGAATACCTCTGATTTTTCAAAAGCAGGCACGTTAACAGACAGCGGCAGCCTGCAATTGCTGCAGATATCTCTATGCAACAAAGTGTTGCATACATAATCAGCCATCTCTTGAACCAATGCAGCCATGAGCCAACCCAACGCCCCCATCGTCCACGGCACCGAAGATGTGCTGATTGCACTGTGCAACTCTGTCTCGCGCGTGCTGCAGGCGGCCACCCAGTGCCCGATCCAGTACTCGGGCATGGTGCAACGCATCACCAAGACCAGTCTCAAACCCGATATCGGCTGCTTTGTGCTGATCGATGGCGGCTTTTCTGCGCTCATCATCATCAACTTCTCGGCCGATGCGGCCATGGAGCTCTACCGCAGCTATCTGCTGTCCATGGGCATGGCCGAGAGCGATCTGGCCAGCTCCTACACCTCGGATGACGTGAGCAACGTCATGGGCGAGCTGATGAATCAGGTCGTTGGCGACTTCACCAGCAAGGTGCAGCGCGAGCTGCAGACCTATATCGCGCAAAGCCAGCCCAAGATGATCCGCCTGAACAAGCAAGTCAATCTGAGCGTGGATGCCAACCTCGATGCCCCCGAAGCCCGCCGCGTGACCTTCTACACGGGCAACAACAACATCTTCTATCTGGAGATGGCGGTGGATCACATGGAATTCATCAAGATCAAGGACTTCGAAGCCCAGGAAAAGCCCGACCCCGATCTGGTCATGGCCCAGACTCGTGAAGCCCAATCTGGTCAAGCGTCTGCCGCTATAAATACTGCTGCAGCGCCCAGCGATACCGACGACCTGCTCAAGTCGCTGGGGCTGTAAGCCGTCAATCCTTGCATGCCAAAGGCGATCTCAGAGGTCGCTTTTTTACACAATGGGTCTTCCGACAAGTGCGCCTACCGGCCTTTTTCTGCCTGCAGGCCCGGCCTTACAGCATCTGCCATTGCGAGAATGAAGGCGCGCAGCTTTTGCACATCCTGATCGCTGAGCTTGCCCGCAAAATCGGGCATGCCGCGTGAGGTGGCCGGGCCGTTGATGATGAAGCTGCCCAAATTGTCAATCATGGACGCAGGCAGATAGGTCAGGCTAGGCAGGGCTCCGCCCTTGCTGACGCCCGGGTAGCCGTGACAGGCAATGCAGTTGCTGTTGTAGAGTGCGCCACCCGCCGGCACCAGTTGCGGGTCGTACTTGAGTCCACCGATCAGGGCATTCATCTGGTAGGCCACACGTTCCGGCATGGGGGCCTTGCCTCCGAGCGCAAAGCTATAGACCGTGCCGGGGCTCCTGAAGTCGGCCACGCGGTCACCCAGGCCAAAAGCACCACCCCAGCCCACGGCAATCGAGACATATTGCCTGCCGTCCAGTTCATAGCTCACCGGTGCCGCAATCACGCCGCTGCCCATGGGGGCATCCCAGAGCTTTTTGCCGCTTCTGGCGTGATAGGCCACCAGCCGTGCATCGGCCGTTCCCTGAAAGACCAGATCACCGGCCGTCACCAGCGTGCCGCCATTCCAGGGCGAGACATGCTTTTGATGCCAGACCTCTTTTTGCCGTACCGGGTCCCAGGCAATCAATCTGCCAAAGGGCAGGCTGCGGGGCTCCAGCATCACGCGTCCTGTGTTCCAGCCGTTATTACTCATGAACTGGCCCGGCGTATTGCTATTGAAGCCGGTCCAGTCCGGATCGTCGGCCATCGCCGTGGGAATATGCTGGGCCGGAATATAGGCCAGCCCCGTCTGGGGGCTATAGGCCATGGAATGCCAGTTGTGCGCTCCCAGCGTGCCGGGAATGATCTCGGCCTTGCCCGCGACGCGCACGCCTTCCTCCATGATGGGGCGGCCCCTGGCGTCATAGCACCTGGCCCAGTTCACGGGTACAAAGTTCCTCGCGGAGATGAATTGGCCGTTCCGGCGATCGATCACAAAAAAGTAGCCATTCTTGGGCGCATGCAACAGCACCTTGCGCAGCTTGCCGTCAAGCCTGATGTCTGCCTGCACGATGTCCTGGGAGGAAGTGAAGTCCCAGTTGTCGCCCGGTGTTTCCTGGTAATGCCATTGGTAGGC
This window of the Comamonas testosteroni genome carries:
- the proW gene encoding glycine betaine/L-proline ABC transporter permease ProW, coding for MNDNALNNTNTETTSAAFDDPWAAASAPATEPASANVTSSAADADPWAASYADAGADSSTDAWSGGDAASQASSTDWLSAPSPTDVPEHDGGIGQLWHQITTEGLPVQDSINNGLTWVVDHFRPFFQAVRTPIDATLNGVTDVLQTIPMPALVLLIALLAWQFAGRKLAIGSAVSLLIVALLGIWSEAMVTLALVLTSLFFCIVIGLPVGILLASSDRAQRWTRPLLDAMQTTPAFVYLVPVVMLFGIGNVPGVIVTIVFALPPLIRLTNLGIRQVRPDLIEASRAYGASPAQLLWKVQLPLSMPSIMAGINQALMLSLSMVVIASMIAVGGLGQMVLRGIGRLDMGLATVGGLGIVLLAIVLDRITQAMGEPKRGSARWWATGPAGLVMRLHSKRFAPAPKPDSEAAKPATI
- the proX gene encoding glycine betaine/L-proline ABC transporter substrate-binding protein ProX — protein: MNTVNHTASIRHGLGHWLLASTAAASMALSMVSTGAFAADELPGKGVKVQPLKSSIAEESFQTQLVMKALEKLGYEVQPMKEVEYPTAHIALANGDATFMANHWNPLHADYYKNAGGDAKLYRKGVFSANAAQGYLIDKKTADAHKITNLGQLKNPEIAKLFDTDGDGKADLTGCTPGWGCEAMIEHQLGAYKLRDTVTHKQGTYSALMADTITRYKAGKPILYYTWTPYWVSNVLKPGKDVVWLEVPFSALPGEQSGTDTKLANGKNYGFIANNQQIVANKAWAEQNPAAAKLFEIIKLPVGDINAQNYMMSQGQNKASDIERHTDGWIKAHQKTFDGWISQALAAAKKS
- the proX gene encoding glycine betaine/L-proline ABC transporter substrate-binding protein ProX, producing MSKSVQTPTSSQHTRRQLMLATAGAAALGLGHTSSWAAGQNVPSDALPGKGITVQPVKSALAEENFQTLLVMKALQQLGYTVKPWQELDYPLIHLAVANGDASFMANHWNPHHAEFYQQAGGDAKLSRKGVYAAGAAQGYMIDKKTADKHQITHLDQLKDPALAALFDIDGDGKANLIGPNAGWGGEAVVAHQIKTFGLENTVSYTQGNYPALIADTLARFKAGKPVLYYAWTPYWLSNVLRPGQEVVWLQVSRSSMPGVQAGTDTKLPNGRNYGFPLNNEYIVANKLWVKQNPAAGKLFEIMQIPINDISRQNQLLREGESKPADIQRHVDAWIKAHQKTFDAWIAQAKAAALKS
- the proX gene encoding glycine betaine/L-proline ABC transporter substrate-binding protein ProX, whose translation is MHSNKPAHSPLPPLQHQYRCLAAIALLSFGAAAAQAQTNSRDLPGKGVSVQPLKGTVDEEMFQTLLVARALEKLGYRVQPVKSLENGTQHVAVAQGDATFTATHWIPLHRAFYESHGADKAFYRAGTYSRNAVQGYLIDKATAEKYKITSITQLKDSKLAALFDTDGDGKADLTGCNPGWGCELAINKHLKGLDLESSITHRQGNYQALIADTITRYKSGKPILYYVWTPFWVNTVLRPGKEVSWLEVPNIPGAQGEDQTQLPNGKNYGFRLNQQYILANKAWAEKNPAAAKLFAVMQLPIEDINAQNMRMRQGESSEADVGRHVDGWIKAHQHTFDGWLEQARAAAK
- a CDS encoding DUF3334 family protein; its protein translation is MSQPNAPIVHGTEDVLIALCNSVSRVLQAATQCPIQYSGMVQRITKTSLKPDIGCFVLIDGGFSALIIINFSADAAMELYRSYLLSMGMAESDLASSYTSDDVSNVMGELMNQVVGDFTSKVQRELQTYIAQSQPKMIRLNKQVNLSVDANLDAPEARRVTFYTGNNNIFYLEMAVDHMEFIKIKDFEAQEKPDPDLVMAQTREAQSGQASAAINTAAAPSDTDDLLKSLGL
- a CDS encoding PQQ-dependent dehydrogenase, methanol/ethanol family, with protein sequence MQSPACIRSQHRQNRRLVTLAVAGLLGWLSILALAAEQVDDAHIEANARTGKDWPIHGLNYQENRFSPLKQIHSGNVDQLGLAWSYKLDSSRGVEATPVVVNGVMYVSAPWSVVHAVDARTGKALWTYDPQVPREMAYKGCCDVVNRGVAVYKGKVFVGAFDGRLIALDAATGHQVWSTDTIDNKNFSYTITGAPRVFKGKVYIGNGGAEYGARGYVTAYDAETGKQVWRFYTVPGDPAQAYESKALEEAAKTWDPAGRYWESGGGGTVWNSLVFDPELNQMYIGVGNGSPWAHRKRSPAGGDNLYLGSIVALDPDTGAYQWHYQETPGDNWDFTSSQDIVQADIRLDGKLRKVLLHAPKNGYFFVIDRRNGQFISARNFVPVNWARCYDARGRPIMEEGVRVAGKAEIIPGTLGAHNWHSMAYSPQTGLAYIPAQHIPTAMADDPDWTGFNSNTPGQFMSNNGWNTGRVMLEPRSLPFGRLIAWDPVRQKEVWHQKHVSPWNGGTLVTAGDLVFQGTADARLVAYHARSGKKLWDAPMGSGVIAAPVSYELDGRQYVSIAVGWGGAFGLGDRVADFRSPGTVYSFALGGKAPMPERVAYQMNALIGGLKYDPQLVPAGGALYNSNCIACHGYPGVSKGGALPSLTYLPASMIDNLGSFIINGPATSRGMPDFAGKLSDQDVQKLRAFILAMADAVRPGLQAEKGR